A window of the Lactuca sativa cultivar Salinas chromosome 7, Lsat_Salinas_v11, whole genome shotgun sequence genome harbors these coding sequences:
- the LOC111892442 gene encoding alkane hydroxylase MAH1, whose translation MAYLCSLDMLLLSVLMFASVSVFLYRRRSRPVTNWPVFGMAPDLILNAYRVHDFATDLLKQSNGTFMLKGPWFANMDMLVTSDPTNIHYMLSKNFPNYPKGPEFRKIFDILGDGIFNSDHEVWEIQRKTTMSLLKHPDFNSHLEKNIRNKIEKGLLPLLDLISHNQQAIDLQEIFQRFTFDAICALLLDYDPETLSVHLPYNACEKAFTDAEEALLWRHVLPERVWKLQQRFGMGKEKKLTEACKVFDEFIYKCLSRKEEEFGNDGRVEKEETTGLLESLMTSFQGQTGISGDSRRFLKDTILNLMIAGRDTTSTALSWFFYLLAQNPSIESKIRREIENEVGDADWKSLGVKELRGLVYLHGGLCEALRLYPPVALEHKSPYDADVLPSGHAVNENSKIILSFYSMGRMEWIWGKDCMEFKPERWFSEGGKGGVKHEPSYKFTAFHAGPRTCLGKEMGFIQMKMVAIAIIYHYHVEVVEGHMVCPGDSIILQMKYGLKVRLIPIN comes from the coding sequence ATGGCCTACCTCTGTAGCCTCGATATGCTTCTCCTTTCGGTGTTGATGTTTGCTTCTGTTTCCGTCTTCCTTTACAGGAGAAGGTCCCGTCCTGTTACTAATTGGCCCGTTTTTGGCATGGCCCCCGATCTCATTCTTAACGCTTATCGAGTCCATGACTTCGCCACTGATCTTCTCAAACAGAGCAATGGTACTTTCATGCTTAAAGGTCCTTGGTTTGCCAATATGGATATGCTTGTCACCTCGGACCCCACCAACATTCACTACATGCTGAGCAAGAACTTCCCCAACTATCCTAAAGGACCAGAATTCCGAAAGATCTTTGATATCCTTGGAGATGGGATCTTTAACTCAGATCACGAGGTATGGGAAATCCAAAGGAAAACAACCATGTCTCTACTCAAACACCCAGACTTCAATTCTCACCTGGAAAAAAATATTAGGAACAAGATCGAGAAAGGGCTTCTCCCTCTCCTTGATTTGATCTCCCATAATCAGCAAGCCATCGATTTGCAGGAAATATTTCAGAGGTTTACTTTTGACGCTATCTGTGCATTACTTTTAGATTATGATCCTGAAACCCTGTCCGTCCATTTACCATATAATGCCTGCGAGAAGGCCTTCACTGATGCCGAAGAAGCTCTTCTGTGGAGGCATGTGTTGCCCGAAAGAGTTTGGAAGTTGCAACAGAGATTCGGGATGGGCAAAGAGAAGAAGTTGACCGAAGCTTGTAAGGTTTTTGAtgaatttatttataaatgctTGTCACGGAAAGAAGAAGAGTTTGGTAATGATGGAAGAGTAGAGAAAGAGGAGACGACCGGGTTGTTAGAATCTCTAATGACAAGTTTCCAAGGACAAACTGGGATTTCAGGGGACTCGAGAAGGTTTTTAAAAGATACGATACTCAATCTGATGATTGCTGGGAGAGACACCACAAGCACAGCTCTTTCATGGTTTTTCTATCTCCTTGCCCAAAACCCTAGCATAGAGAGCAAGATCCGAAGGGAGATTGAGAACGAAGTTGGTGATGCTGATTGGAAAAGTTTGGGTGTAAAAGAGTTGAGGGGTCTTGTTTATCTTCACGGAGGTTTATGTGAAGCATTACGGCTGTATCCCCCTGTTGCTTTGGAGCACAAGTCGCCATATGATGCGGACGTCCTTCCAAGCGGACATGCAGTGAATGAGAACAGCAAGATTATTCTGTCGTTCTACTCCATGGGAAGAATGGAATGGATATGGGGGAAAGACTGCATGGAGTTTAAACCCGAAAGATGGTTTTCAGAAGGAGGAAAAGGAGGGGTAAAGCACGAACCATCTTATAAGTTTACGGCGTTTCATGCGGGGCCACGGACATGCTTGGGTAAGGAAATGGGTTTTATTCAGATGAAAATGGTGGCGATTGCAATCATTTATCATTACCATGTTGAGGTGGTCGAAGGTCATATGGTTTGTCCAGGCGATTCGATTATACTCCAGATGAAATATGGTTTGAAGGTCAGGCTGATACCTATTAATTAG